In a single window of the Thermus amyloliquefaciens genome:
- a CDS encoding carbohydrate ABC transporter permease — protein MKVRLSPFVVGLLWAAALLWLFPLVGAFLVSLRTLDDLTLRGFWSWPREITLDNYVQAWAEAGISRYLLNSFIITLPSLFGILVLSSMAAYALVRFRFRLALPIFLLFLGFNMVPFQMLMLPVFRLANQLGVYDTYLAPILFHTAFQLGFATFVLRNFMRTIPTSLFESAVVDGAGEWTIWRRIALPLMLPGLAAIATLEFTWIFNDFLWGLVLLSRDELKPITTGLANLKGQYIADWPLIVAGSLLATLPTLIVFFGLQRYFIQGLTLGATKE, from the coding sequence ATGAAGGTTAGACTCTCTCCCTTCGTGGTGGGATTGCTTTGGGCTGCGGCCCTCCTCTGGCTTTTTCCCCTGGTGGGGGCTTTCCTCGTCAGCCTGAGAACCCTGGACGACCTCACCCTGAGAGGATTCTGGAGCTGGCCCAGAGAGATTACCCTGGACAACTACGTCCAGGCCTGGGCCGAGGCCGGGATAAGCCGTTATCTGCTCAACAGCTTCATCATCACCCTGCCTTCCCTCTTTGGCATCCTGGTCCTCTCCAGCATGGCCGCCTACGCCTTGGTGCGCTTCCGCTTCCGTCTCGCCCTCCCCATCTTCCTCCTTTTTCTGGGATTCAACATGGTTCCCTTCCAGATGCTCATGCTCCCCGTCTTCCGCTTAGCCAACCAGCTTGGGGTCTATGACACCTATCTTGCCCCCATTCTCTTTCACACGGCCTTCCAGCTCGGGTTTGCCACCTTTGTCTTGCGGAACTTCATGCGCACCATCCCAACCTCCCTGTTTGAGTCGGCGGTGGTGGACGGGGCCGGGGAGTGGACCATATGGCGGCGGATTGCTCTGCCCCTCATGCTTCCGGGCCTGGCCGCCATCGCCACCCTGGAGTTCACCTGGATCTTCAACGATTTTCTCTGGGGTTTGGTCCTGCTGAGCCGGGATGAGCTGAAACCCATCACCACAGGGCTTGCCAACCTGAAGGGGCAGTACATCGCCGACTGGCCCCTCATCGTGGCGGGGAGCCTCCTGGCCACGCTGCCTACATTGATCGTTTTCTTCGGCCTGCAACGCTACTTCATCCAGGGGCTTACCCTGGGCGCCACCAAGGAGTGA
- a CDS encoding carbohydrate ABC transporter permease — protein sequence MVYPTLATFALAFSDWDGVSPRWNWVGLENFARLFRDPVFYQALGNNLIWVAVFLLLPTSAGLALAYLLNHPVPGERFLKVSFYLPLVLSPAVVAVVWSWIYHPQQGLLNALLAAVLKGLAALGLQVDPEAAYRIGWLGDPKLALAAILGAACWRQVGYVMLLYLAGLKTVDPQVVEAALVDGATGWTLFRRIIFPLLAPITVIVVVVSTVDSLRSFDLVYVMTRGGPFHSSEVLANYMYLSAFHDYRMGYAAAIAVVLFAITFVPIAFFLWRAVKEEVKEEG from the coding sequence GTGGTTTATCCCACGCTGGCTACCTTTGCCCTCGCCTTCAGTGACTGGGACGGGGTGTCCCCCCGCTGGAACTGGGTGGGCCTGGAGAACTTCGCCCGCCTCTTCCGCGACCCCGTCTTCTACCAGGCCCTGGGCAATAACCTGATCTGGGTCGCGGTCTTCCTCCTCCTTCCTACCTCGGCCGGGCTGGCCCTGGCCTACCTCCTCAACCACCCCGTCCCTGGGGAGCGGTTCCTAAAGGTGAGCTTTTACCTTCCTCTGGTGCTCTCCCCGGCGGTGGTGGCCGTGGTCTGGTCCTGGATCTACCATCCCCAGCAAGGGCTCCTCAATGCTCTCCTGGCCGCGGTCCTAAAGGGCCTTGCCGCCTTGGGCCTCCAGGTGGACCCCGAGGCCGCCTACCGCATCGGCTGGCTTGGGGACCCCAAGCTCGCTTTAGCGGCCATCCTGGGGGCGGCCTGTTGGCGCCAGGTAGGGTACGTGATGCTCCTGTACCTGGCCGGGCTTAAGACCGTGGATCCCCAGGTGGTGGAGGCGGCCTTGGTGGACGGGGCCACGGGATGGACCCTTTTCCGCCGCATCATCTTTCCCCTTCTCGCCCCTATCACCGTTATCGTGGTGGTGGTGAGCACGGTGGACTCCCTCCGCTCCTTTGACCTCGTTTACGTGATGACGCGGGGGGGTCCCTTCCATAGCAGCGAGGTGCTGGCCAACTACATGTACCTGTCGGCCTTTCACGACTACCGCATGGGCTACGCGGCGGCCATCGCCGTGGTCCTCTTTGCCATCACCTTTGTGCCGATTGCCTTTTTCCTCTGGCGTGCGGTAAAGGAGGAAGTGAAGGAGGAGGGATGA
- a CDS encoding ABC transporter substrate-binding protein: MRLMVRMLAVLACGLLLWALAQGQGRLVYNSYNGDPLARASDQRIVALFKQRYPGIQVTHTIVAHEDFKQAIRTYLASSRPPDVLTWFAGERMRYFAERGLVADITDLWRKEGWERIFPKGFQALSKTGDRYTFLPTSYYWWAVYYRKDIFQRLGLAVPKTWKEFVAVCDRLNAAGLTPIAIGTKFLWPAAGWFDYLNLRVNGPQFHLALMDGKVAYTDPRVRRVFDYWKELLDHKCFLENPASYDWQDAANLMVQGKAAMYLIGDFIRDQYPDDREEKELDFFRFPIINPSVPLAEEAPTDGYFIPAKAPNMENAKLFLSFLASKEVMELAVKEFKRLVPRNDVDPKLYPAYIQKGLKEIIEPAAYITQFYDRDTDPEMANKGMNGFVQFMANPGQIDAILRSLEEERARIFKDNR, encoded by the coding sequence ATGCGCTTGATGGTGCGGATGCTGGCGGTATTGGCGTGCGGCCTTCTGCTTTGGGCTTTGGCCCAGGGGCAGGGGAGGCTGGTTTACAACTCCTACAACGGCGACCCGCTAGCGCGGGCCTCTGATCAGCGGATAGTGGCCCTCTTCAAGCAGAGGTACCCCGGGATCCAGGTAACGCACACGATCGTGGCCCACGAGGATTTCAAGCAGGCGATCCGGACCTACCTGGCCTCGAGCCGTCCCCCGGATGTCCTTACCTGGTTTGCCGGGGAGCGGATGCGGTACTTCGCCGAGCGGGGTCTTGTGGCAGACATCACCGACCTCTGGCGCAAGGAGGGTTGGGAGCGGATCTTCCCCAAGGGCTTCCAGGCCCTTTCCAAGACGGGAGACCGCTACACCTTCCTCCCCACCAGCTACTACTGGTGGGCCGTCTACTACCGCAAGGACATCTTCCAACGCCTGGGGCTTGCGGTGCCCAAGACCTGGAAGGAGTTCGTGGCCGTCTGCGACCGCTTGAACGCCGCGGGCCTTACCCCCATCGCCATCGGGACCAAGTTCCTCTGGCCCGCCGCGGGGTGGTTTGACTACCTCAACCTTCGGGTGAATGGTCCCCAGTTCCACCTGGCCCTCATGGACGGCAAGGTGGCCTATACCGATCCCAGGGTGCGCCGGGTCTTTGACTACTGGAAGGAGCTCCTGGACCACAAGTGCTTCCTGGAGAACCCCGCTTCCTACGACTGGCAGGACGCGGCCAACCTCATGGTCCAGGGCAAGGCGGCCATGTACCTCATCGGCGACTTCATCCGCGACCAGTATCCCGACGACCGCGAGGAGAAGGAGCTGGACTTCTTCCGCTTCCCCATCATAAATCCCAGTGTGCCCTTGGCGGAGGAAGCCCCCACGGACGGGTACTTCATCCCGGCCAAGGCCCCGAACATGGAAAACGCCAAGCTCTTCTTGAGCTTCCTGGCCTCCAAGGAGGTCATGGAGCTTGCGGTGAAGGAGTTCAAACGCCTGGTGCCGCGGAACGACGTGGATCCCAAGCTCTATCCGGCCTACATCCAGAAGGGGCTTAAGGAGATCATTGAGCCCGCCGCCTACATCACCCAGTTCTACGACCGCGATACCGACCCCGAGATGGCCAACAAGGGCATGAACGGTTTCGTGCAGTTCATGGCCAACCCGGGGCAGATCGATGCCATCCTCAGGTCCCTGGAGGAAGAGCGGGCCCGGATTTTTAAGGATAACCGCTAG